The region CGACGCTGCTGGCCGAACTCGGGCACCACGTCATCGCGATCGACACCGCCAGCACGATGCTCGACTACGCCCGCGCCGAGGCGCGGCGCCGGGGCGTCGCGGTGCGGACGATGGCATGCGGTGCGCACGACGTCGCGGCGTTGGACACCAAGTTCGACCTGGTGACCGCGCGTTATGTGCTGTGGACGCTGCCCGACCCGGTCGCCGCGCTGCGGGCCTGGCGAGACGTCATCGAACCCGGTGGCGGTCTGCTGCTCGCCGACGGAATCTGGCACACCTGGCGGCACGACTGGCGTCGGCTCGTCGGCTCGCTACGGCCGGGCGCCGATCACCGTTTCCTCTGGCAGCTCCTGCGCGACTACGCGCAGATTGGCCACGCGACGCCGCATTGGGCCGGCTTGACGCCGTGCCGCGCGCGGGCGCTGCTGGCCGCGGGCGGATTCGAGCGTGGCATTCGCCACGACCAACTCCTCCCCGAATACGCACGCCCCACCAGTGCGGATTTCTTCATCCTCGGAACACGACCGGCGAAGCTGCCCTGAACCTCGCCTAACCCAGCCCCGGCTACGAGCGGAAATCTCCGGGCCGGCAAGCGATCCACGGCGCCCGACTACCGATCGGCGGACGCCTGCCCCGCTACAGCAGGGCCTTGGCCAACTCGTCGTCGACGACCAGGGTGTGCACGAAACCCGCCGCCACTGCCGCCCGGGTGGCCTCGGCGCGGTCGGTGCCCGTGCTGGACGTGATGAGCTTTGGCACGGCCCGCAGCTGTTCGGCGTCGATGCCGACCACCCGTTCGTCGACGTCACCGGGTAACAGGGTGCCGTCCCGGTCGAAGAGCCGACCGGAGATCTCGCCGCAGGCCCCGGCCCTCTTCTGCTCGGCGCGCTCAGCCGAGGTGAGCAGGTCGTAGACCGCCGAGCCACCGGGCTGCCACGCACCCACCGACAGCACCGCGATGTCCAGCGCCGCGAACCGCTCGATCGCGGCGGCGATCTCCGGCTGCCGGCGCAGCCCTTCGGCGGTCTGGGCGTCCGAGGCCAGCAGCGGCGCATAGATCGGGTATGCCGGGCTGCCGCTGGCCGCCGCCACCGCGCGCACCACCTCCACCGAGCCGGGCACCCCCTCCGGCGGATACATGGCGCCACCGAGTTGGAGCACGACACCGGCCCGTAGCCGCCGGATGTGCTCGGCCATGACGGCGGTGGCCCGGCTCCAGGTCAGACCGACCGTCGCGCCTTCGGTCGACTCCTCGGCGAGGGTGTCGGCGAGGGCCTTGCCGACGAATTCCCGCGCCGTCCGGCCGGAGGTCTCGACCACGACCGCGCGTTGGATGCCCAGGCGTTTGCGCAGCTGGTCGGACAGCTCGTCGTCGATTCGCCCCGGACGGCCGATCTCGATGCGCACCAACCCGTCCCGCCGTGCTTCCTGCAGCAGCCGCGCGACCTGGAAGCGGCTGAGCCCGAGCGCCCGGCCGATGGTCACCTTCGACTGCTCCTGGAAGTAGTAGCGCCGCGCGATCGTGATGGCGAGCGTCGTTTCGTCGTTTCGCTCCAGGGCCAGCCGCTCGGCCGCCGAGGGTTCGCCCTCGGGCAGCGGTGCCGATTCGACCACATCCACCTCCTCCGATCTACCCACAGTCTTTCGCGT is a window of Saccharopolyspora phatthalungensis DNA encoding:
- a CDS encoding sugar-binding transcriptional regulator, which produces MVESAPLPEGEPSAAERLALERNDETTLAITIARRYYFQEQSKVTIGRALGLSRFQVARLLQEARRDGLVRIEIGRPGRIDDELSDQLRKRLGIQRAVVVETSGRTAREFVGKALADTLAEESTEGATVGLTWSRATAVMAEHIRRLRAGVVLQLGGAMYPPEGVPGSVEVVRAVAAASGSPAYPIYAPLLASDAQTAEGLRRQPEIAAAIERFAALDIAVLSVGAWQPGGSAVYDLLTSAERAEQKRAGACGEISGRLFDRDGTLLPGDVDERVVGIDAEQLRAVPKLITSSTGTDRAEATRAAVAAGFVHTLVVDDELAKALL
- a CDS encoding class I SAM-dependent methyltransferase; amino-acid sequence: MRHDRRAALAAVRDNWDRRAHAYDRFYQDYAQDKREAWRTVCEKILGESFARRVKPLKVLDVGTGTGFLSTLLAELGHHVIAIDTASTMLDYARAEARRRGVAVRTMACGAHDVAALDTKFDLVTARYVLWTLPDPVAALRAWRDVIEPGGGLLLADGIWHTWRHDWRRLVGSLRPGADHRFLWQLLRDYAQIGHATPHWAGLTPCRARALLAAGGFERGIRHDQLLPEYARPTSADFFILGTRPAKLP